In the Vitis vinifera cultivar Pinot Noir 40024 chromosome 2, ASM3070453v1 genome, one interval contains:
- the LOC104878447 gene encoding uncharacterized protein LOC104878447 translates to MEESSLTVAPSVLDGDNYETWAIRMTVHLQALDVWEAVEENYEVPPLGANPTLTQMKLHKERRTRKAKAKACLFAAVSPSIFIKIMKIDSAAEIWEYLKEEYKGDERIKNMQVMNLIQEFEMKKMRESDAVKDYVAQLLSIADKVRLLGKEFSNEKIVQKILVTLPEKYEATISSLENSKDLSTISLTELLHSLEAVEQRRLMRN, encoded by the coding sequence ATGGAAGAGTCAAGTCTCACAGTTGCACCATCAGTTCTTGATGGAGACAATTATGAAACTTGGGCTATTAGAATGACAGTTCATCTACAAGCACTTGATGTTTGGGAAGcagtggaagaaaattatgaagttcCTCCCCTAGGAGCCAATCCAACTCTGactcaaatgaagttgcatAAAGAAAGAAGGACAAGAAAGGCTAAAGCGAAAGCTTGCTTGTTTGCTGCAGTTTCACcatcaattttcatcaaaatcatgaaaattgattcagCTGCAGAAATTTGGGAGTATCTCAAGGAGGAATACAAAGGAGATGAAAGAATCAAGAACATGCAGGTGATGAACTTGATtcaagaatttgaaatgaagaaaatgagggagtCTGATGCTGTTAAAGACTATGTTGCACAACTTCTTTCAATAGCAGACAAAGTTAGGCtgcttggaaaagaattttccaATGAGAAGATTGTTCAAAAGATATTGGTTACACTTCCTGAGAAATATGAAGCTACAATTTCCTCTTTGGAGAATTCAAAAGATCTGTCAACTATTAGCTTGACAGAATTATTACATTCCTTGGAGGCTGTGGAACAAAGAAGACTCATGAGAAACTAG